Proteins encoded by one window of Swingsia samuiensis:
- a CDS encoding MBL fold metallo-hydrolase, translating to MQKDDVINLASKQIRDAHKVETLVPVIRTFFDEKTNTASHVVYCRKTRKAAIIDSVLDYEMASGKTSYDSAQEIVDFVQESNLSVEWQLETHAHADHLSAAPWLQKQVGGKLGIGKDIIRVQEVFGKIFNAGTEFERDGSQFDHLFQDGETFFIGQLPVTVLHVPGHTPADMAFVIGDTVFVGDTLFMPDFGTARADFPGGDARQLFRSIQRLLSLPFETKLFLCHDYKAQGRDDFVWQTTVKEQRTSNIHVNDQMSEEDFVRMRQERDHKLSMPKLLMPSVQVNMRGGNFPEKENNGVSYIKIPIN from the coding sequence ATGCAAAAGGATGATGTTATAAACTTAGCATCTAAACAGATTAGAGATGCTCATAAGGTTGAAACTCTTGTTCCAGTTATTCGTACTTTTTTTGATGAAAAGACGAATACGGCGAGCCATGTGGTTTATTGCCGAAAAACAAGAAAAGCCGCCATTATTGATAGTGTTTTAGATTACGAGATGGCGTCTGGGAAAACGTCTTATGATTCAGCACAAGAGATTGTTGATTTTGTTCAGGAAAGTAATCTGAGCGTAGAGTGGCAATTAGAAACACACGCTCATGCAGATCATTTGTCGGCGGCGCCATGGCTACAAAAACAAGTAGGAGGCAAGCTCGGGATAGGGAAAGATATTATTCGTGTCCAAGAGGTTTTTGGTAAAATCTTTAACGCAGGAACAGAGTTTGAGCGGGATGGATCTCAATTCGATCATTTGTTTCAAGACGGAGAAACGTTTTTTATAGGGCAATTACCCGTTACAGTGTTGCATGTTCCGGGACATACACCGGCTGATATGGCTTTTGTGATTGGGGATACGGTATTCGTCGGAGATACTCTGTTTATGCCGGATTTTGGAACTGCGCGGGCTGATTTCCCCGGAGGAGATGCTCGGCAATTATTTCGTTCGATCCAGCGGTTATTATCTTTACCTTTCGAGACGAAATTATTTTTGTGCCATGATTATAAGGCGCAAGGGAGAGATGATTTTGTTTGGCAAACAACGGTTAAGGAGCAGCGTACAAGTAATATTCATGTGAACGATCAGATGAGTGAAGAAGATTTTGTGCGTATGAGGCAAGAAAGAGATCATAAATTATCGATGCCAAAGCTATTAATGCCATCTGTTCAAGTAAATATGAGAGGTGGAAACTTTCCAGAAAAAGAAAATAATGGTGTAAGTTATATAAAAATACCAATCAATTAA
- a CDS encoding ABC transporter substrate-binding protein: MRLLSLLGALILFFGFASEGYAKPPQRIVEGWYAHNAVLIMLGAQDHIVGTVANPSVLPWMFHFIPSLRQVTSLYFGQLNTEELLGLRPDVVFIPQTSRQVQALRNSGLNLVELGFNQMNGLLDCIDNTATILQTTFAARRAQMYRSALLDEVTRVHVGANRPKVLHIESLQPLRVDGKQTIIDEWIHIAGGKNAAQDLVGNKKPVSLEQILNWQPDIIIIGANAGDVTLLAKNGLWSQILAVKNKRVYRNPTGLFPWDRYGPELLLQIEWARQIVQTGAVDEKDITQKVIAFYKKFYGISLTQNDALRMMHALPPQ, from the coding sequence ATGAGGCTTCTATCGTTATTAGGGGCGTTGATCTTATTCTTTGGCTTTGCATCTGAAGGGTACGCTAAACCGCCTCAACGTATTGTAGAAGGATGGTATGCGCATAATGCGGTTTTGATTATGCTGGGAGCGCAGGACCACATTGTTGGCACGGTGGCCAATCCTTCGGTATTGCCGTGGATGTTTCATTTTATTCCATCCCTGCGGCAAGTAACATCACTTTATTTTGGTCAGTTAAATACAGAAGAGCTGCTTGGTTTGCGACCAGATGTTGTTTTTATTCCGCAGACGAGCCGACAAGTACAGGCCTTGCGTAACAGTGGATTAAATCTTGTTGAGCTTGGCTTTAATCAGATGAATGGTTTATTAGATTGTATTGATAATACGGCAACAATACTACAAACGACATTCGCCGCCCGGCGTGCGCAAATGTATCGTTCTGCTTTATTGGACGAAGTAACTCGGGTTCATGTCGGTGCGAATAGACCTAAAGTCTTGCACATTGAGTCTCTTCAACCGTTACGCGTTGATGGGAAGCAAACTATTATTGATGAATGGATACATATTGCCGGTGGAAAAAATGCTGCTCAAGATTTGGTCGGGAATAAGAAGCCTGTCTCTCTTGAGCAGATATTAAATTGGCAACCTGATATTATTATTATCGGTGCGAATGCTGGTGATGTAACGCTTCTTGCAAAGAATGGTCTTTGGTCTCAGATTTTGGCGGTGAAGAACAAACGTGTTTACCGCAATCCAACGGGTCTCTTCCCTTGGGATCGATATGGTCCGGAACTATTGCTTCAGATTGAATGGGCACGTCAAATCGTCCAAACTGGAGCCGTGGATGAAAAGGACATTACCCAAAAAGTGATAGCATTTTATAAGAAATTTTATGGTATTTCGTTAACCCAAAATGATGCTCTCCGCATGATGCACGCCTTGCCACCACAATAA
- a CDS encoding HAD family hydrolase, with protein MAQFSTLLLDYDGTLAETRPAILRSLKEAFEKSGFQAPAPEILKDQLAHGGTLLTLFASVVPDASAQQTKQFVQHYRDYYPVADLAETHLYDDVLSTLSALKERGKELIIVSNKHAQTVRDSVERFKLNSFFSGIIASEPPYPHKPHPAVMDRVISLLPDKKKSEFLMVGDTAADLKFAKNVNIASCWVSYGHGWREECEKLSADFRIDHFKDILKIIA; from the coding sequence ATGGCGCAATTTTCAACCTTACTTCTTGATTATGATGGGACATTAGCGGAAACGCGTCCTGCGATTTTGCGTAGTTTGAAAGAAGCCTTTGAAAAGAGCGGGTTTCAGGCTCCGGCGCCAGAGATTTTAAAGGATCAACTGGCGCATGGCGGAACATTATTAACGTTATTTGCGAGCGTTGTTCCTGATGCATCCGCGCAGCAAACGAAACAGTTTGTTCAGCATTATCGAGATTACTATCCTGTTGCCGATCTTGCTGAGACACATCTTTATGATGATGTGCTTTCGACGTTATCGGCATTGAAAGAACGAGGAAAAGAATTAATTATTGTTAGTAACAAGCACGCACAAACGGTTCGAGACAGTGTTGAACGTTTTAAATTAAATTCGTTCTTTAGTGGGATTATAGCGTCCGAACCGCCATATCCTCACAAGCCTCATCCTGCGGTAATGGATCGGGTCATTTCTCTGTTGCCTGATAAAAAGAAATCAGAGTTTTTAATGGTCGGTGATACAGCCGCAGATTTAAAATTTGCCAAGAATGTTAATATAGCTTCTTGCTGGGTAAGTTATGGCCATGGGTGGAGAGAGGAATGTGAGAAGCTTTCCGCTGACTTTAGAATTGATCATTTTAAGGATATCTTAAAAATCATTGCGTAA
- a CDS encoding LacI family DNA-binding transcriptional regulator translates to MNKPRQYNRRKVTLKDVAAYIGVSHTTISNAYIRPNQLSVELRKKILLAAQELGYTGPDPAAKQLATGRSGVIGFLFSEDLPYAFSDPALRAVLQGVALSCNTLKTDLTLISASNNLQNIDHPVSLGNAAVDGYILYSVAPDNRCILMAQQRNVPLVVIDQPRLSNIPYIGIDDRKAAYQAAQYLLGLGHRKFGIISLKTAHDNYNGVLTKQRRHNITHSTIAMRLEGYLAACTEAGLSAEAIPIWETAINSKEQGKEGALFLNNSSSPPTAILAMSDCLALGAMEHFRSAGFSIPQDLSIFGFDDIPEAHSAGLTTVHQPHEQKGIAAVQLLTQQTTRDNISLPTRLVIRNSTGPAPHKK, encoded by the coding sequence ATGAACAAACCTCGTCAGTATAATCGCCGAAAAGTTACACTTAAAGATGTAGCTGCATATATTGGCGTTTCTCATACTACTATTTCAAACGCATATATCCGACCCAATCAGCTTTCCGTAGAATTACGCAAAAAAATCCTCCTTGCAGCCCAAGAACTTGGATATACAGGGCCAGACCCGGCCGCCAAACAACTCGCAACAGGCCGCAGTGGAGTGATTGGCTTTCTCTTTAGTGAAGATTTACCTTACGCATTTTCAGACCCGGCTTTAAGAGCCGTTTTACAAGGTGTCGCTCTGAGCTGTAACACTTTAAAAACAGACCTCACACTCATCTCTGCCAGCAATAACCTACAAAATATTGACCACCCTGTCTCTTTGGGAAACGCAGCCGTTGACGGATACATCCTGTATTCTGTAGCGCCAGATAATCGCTGCATTCTTATGGCTCAACAACGCAACGTCCCCCTTGTTGTTATCGATCAACCGCGCTTAAGCAATATCCCTTACATCGGAATCGATGATCGAAAGGCAGCCTATCAAGCAGCTCAATATCTTCTTGGGTTAGGCCATCGTAAATTCGGTATCATTTCCCTTAAAACCGCACACGATAATTATAATGGGGTATTAACAAAACAAAGACGACACAATATCACCCACAGTACAATCGCCATGCGGTTGGAAGGGTATCTAGCGGCTTGCACAGAAGCTGGTCTTTCTGCTGAGGCAATTCCTATATGGGAAACGGCTATTAATTCAAAAGAACAAGGTAAAGAAGGCGCTCTTTTTCTTAATAATAGCTCTTCTCCTCCTACAGCCATTTTAGCAATGAGTGATTGTTTAGCGCTTGGCGCAATGGAGCACTTCCGATCCGCAGGTTTTTCTATCCCGCAGGATCTCTCCATTTTTGGCTTTGATGATATTCCAGAAGCTCATTCGGCTGGGCTAACCACAGTGCACCAACCTCATGAACAAAAAGGTATTGCGGCGGTTCAACTTCTTACTCAACAGACCACACGTGACAACATCTCCTTGCCCACACGTTTGGTGATCAGAAACAGTACAGGCCCGGCGCCTCATAAAAAATAA
- a CDS encoding beta-N-acetylhexosaminidase yields MFLLNKRYSYSAKVILLCASFFSSRALATPILLPLPQSIEDHHEESASFGEVQVVWANHPSALMKRAEERFNDRVVQLFNGKSSSKKRYRLRVTYVNDPQYLTPQEKEHYSLKITGRDAYLKADGQAGVLRGMATFLQLMHVTDKSELTLDEVTIDDFPRFAWRGLLIDVSRHFLSVDTVKRQLDAMELMKFNVLHWHLSDGTGFRVESHVFPKLTSISSHGEYYTQEQVRDIVSYAADRGIRVVPEFDVPGHALAILEAYPDLAAQSVPDQQQQKNTNLNNPAMDPTNPQTLSFIRSLYAEMGALFPDRYFHSGGDEVLASQWTHNRHIKAFMQQHGYRDAPALQAAFTAQVQKILSEQGKVMMGWDEVSEAPIPKDVVVEGWRGSKWTGTATQAGHPVVVSSGYYLDLLNASPQYYSVDPYDTQANGLTPAEIEEVHPKQSALIQAFSQDPTAQPLTPEQEKLVMGAEGALWSELVFEKNLDTRLWPRAATLAERFWSAKNVRDTQYLEERLPFILDELERMGLNYKQSTQELENIVSQGRPMPLHVLTSITIPVQNYALNILNNTYDVLGSPSGVANPDSFVGTQFNENVARYMAGEKSLEPVIEHQLEVWSDNENNYALIAKGNSTLEAVLPTVHVIGTLARSALKELHHDLSDSERAKAIKLILKQEEYEHNSSNMLLAAKRKQPEGGLLIAILPGLKQLINDQRSVTEYH; encoded by the coding sequence ATGTTTCTATTAAATAAAAGATATTCATATTCGGCAAAAGTAATTTTATTATGTGCCTCCTTCTTTAGTAGCAGAGCACTTGCAACCCCAATATTACTCCCTTTGCCTCAATCGATAGAGGATCATCATGAAGAAAGCGCGTCTTTTGGAGAAGTGCAAGTGGTATGGGCGAACCATCCAAGTGCTTTAATGAAGCGGGCAGAAGAACGCTTTAATGATCGGGTTGTTCAGTTATTCAATGGAAAGAGTTCTTCAAAGAAACGCTATCGATTACGCGTTACATATGTCAATGATCCTCAGTATTTAACGCCTCAGGAAAAAGAGCATTATTCCTTAAAAATTACAGGACGTGACGCTTATTTAAAAGCAGATGGTCAAGCCGGCGTTTTGCGAGGAATGGCAACATTTTTACAGTTGATGCATGTTACTGATAAAAGTGAATTGACGCTGGATGAAGTGACTATTGATGATTTTCCACGCTTTGCATGGCGTGGATTGTTAATAGATGTATCACGGCATTTTTTGTCAGTTGATACTGTAAAAAGACAACTCGATGCGATGGAATTGATGAAGTTCAACGTGCTTCATTGGCATTTGAGTGATGGTACGGGCTTTCGTGTGGAAAGCCATGTTTTCCCTAAGCTGACAAGTATTTCCTCCCATGGTGAGTATTATACGCAAGAACAAGTTCGAGATATTGTTTCGTATGCTGCTGATCGGGGGATTCGGGTGGTGCCTGAATTTGATGTTCCAGGGCATGCTTTAGCAATTTTAGAAGCATATCCTGATTTGGCGGCACAGTCAGTTCCAGATCAGCAACAGCAAAAAAATACGAATTTAAATAACCCCGCGATGGATCCTACCAATCCACAAACATTAAGTTTTATTCGATCTCTTTATGCGGAAATGGGCGCATTGTTCCCAGATCGGTATTTCCATTCTGGCGGGGATGAAGTTTTGGCCAGCCAATGGACGCATAACAGGCATATTAAGGCCTTTATGCAACAGCATGGCTATAGGGATGCGCCGGCCTTGCAAGCTGCATTTACTGCTCAGGTACAGAAAATTTTATCAGAGCAAGGGAAGGTGATGATGGGATGGGATGAGGTAAGCGAGGCTCCAATCCCTAAGGATGTTGTGGTTGAAGGATGGCGTGGTTCCAAGTGGACAGGAACAGCCACACAAGCAGGACATCCGGTCGTTGTATCATCAGGGTATTATTTAGATCTCCTTAATGCTTCACCTCAATATTACAGTGTTGATCCTTATGACACACAAGCAAATGGATTAACGCCTGCTGAAATAGAAGAAGTTCATCCTAAACAAAGCGCGCTTATTCAGGCTTTTTCTCAAGATCCTACCGCCCAACCATTAACGCCAGAGCAGGAGAAGCTTGTGATGGGGGCAGAAGGTGCTTTGTGGTCAGAGCTTGTGTTTGAAAAGAATCTGGATACACGTTTATGGCCGCGGGCGGCGACACTGGCAGAACGTTTTTGGTCTGCAAAAAATGTTAGAGACACTCAGTATTTGGAAGAAAGATTACCCTTTATTCTGGACGAGTTAGAAAGAATGGGTCTGAATTATAAGCAGTCCACTCAGGAACTTGAAAATATCGTTTCACAGGGGCGCCCGATGCCTCTTCATGTTCTGACAAGTATTACAATCCCTGTTCAGAATTATGCTTTGAATATTCTCAACAACACATATGATGTGCTTGGATCCCCCTCTGGCGTGGCTAACCCAGATTCATTTGTTGGCACGCAGTTTAATGAAAATGTTGCGCGTTATATGGCAGGAGAGAAGTCCTTAGAACCTGTCATAGAACATCAGCTGGAGGTTTGGAGCGATAATGAAAATAATTATGCTCTTATCGCTAAAGGGAATTCTACATTAGAAGCTGTTTTGCCAACAGTTCATGTGATTGGAACTCTTGCACGTTCTGCTTTGAAAGAACTGCATCATGATCTAAGCGATAGTGAGCGTGCTAAAGCGATAAAATTGATTTTAAAACAAGAAGAATACGAGCATAATTCGTCAAATATGTTACTGGCAGCAAAGCGGAAGCAACCGGAGGGTGGATTGCTTATTGCTATCCTTCCTGGGTTAAAACAGCTTATAAATGATCAACGTAGTGTGACGGAATATCATTAA
- a CDS encoding TetR/AcrR family transcriptional regulator has translation MSNPLSLQFKDTPSIEYGEARSPGRPMDKALKNNILKSIQTVLAREGYQHLTISKVAKTAGVSTATVYRRWPTKQDMLFDAIRQWKKYLVPTINTGSLVGDINQLIEERVRFLATPLGQTYGVLLGESVKNEEFEEILREVSVDPTREQVFSFIDRYDLKFKDDLLKYRNIFFDALFSIIHFKSFPILNSNSIDIENTILSTQIFVQKFLNNYI, from the coding sequence ATGTCTAATCCTTTATCGCTCCAGTTCAAAGACACTCCTTCTATTGAGTATGGAGAGGCGCGATCACCGGGACGCCCGATGGATAAGGCGTTGAAAAATAATATTTTAAAATCAATACAGACTGTTTTGGCCCGAGAAGGATATCAGCATTTAACGATTAGTAAGGTCGCAAAAACAGCTGGAGTATCGACTGCAACAGTGTATCGACGCTGGCCAACGAAGCAGGACATGTTGTTTGACGCGATCCGGCAATGGAAAAAATATTTAGTTCCTACGATTAATACAGGAAGCTTAGTTGGCGATATTAATCAGCTTATAGAAGAAAGAGTCCGCTTTTTAGCAACTCCACTGGGGCAGACATATGGGGTTTTATTAGGTGAATCGGTTAAAAATGAGGAGTTTGAAGAAATTTTAAGAGAAGTAAGTGTAGATCCAACACGGGAGCAGGTGTTTTCTTTCATTGATCGATATGATTTAAAATTCAAAGATGATCTTTTGAAATATAGAAATATTTTTTTTGATGCCTTATTTTCAATTATTCATTTTAAAAGCTTTCCTATACTGAATTCAAATTCAATAGATATTGAGAATACGATTTTATCGACACAGATTTTTGTGCAGAAATTTTTAAATAATTATATATAG
- a CDS encoding ABC transporter ATP-binding protein produces MRSVLLECRHLTFQRGKSSPILLKGLDLSFSSRELVGIFGVNGAGKTTLLRVLGGMIKPTQGQVLLSNKDMKECLLSEISRHIAYVPQMQRHYFPYSARRMIELGRVPHSGLLARISTEDEDIVQSVITRLGLESVSQKMMMELSGGERQKVIFARALVQNTPILLLDEPMSGLDYGAQYQFLNLLAELMNEGRLIIMTSHRPEELLPYGTRALILEQGIIRADGDVRSVLTAENLSHLYNIPMQHIDHGKNRLFYYQDFQK; encoded by the coding sequence ATGAGATCGGTCCTGTTGGAATGTCGTCATCTTACATTTCAGAGAGGGAAATCTTCTCCAATACTTTTAAAAGGTTTGGATTTATCTTTTTCCTCTCGGGAATTAGTAGGCATTTTTGGTGTAAATGGGGCTGGAAAAACAACCTTGTTAAGGGTGTTGGGGGGTATGATCAAACCGACACAAGGGCAAGTTTTGTTAAGCAACAAAGATATGAAAGAGTGTCTTTTATCTGAGATATCTAGACATATTGCCTATGTTCCACAGATGCAAAGGCATTATTTTCCCTATTCTGCACGCCGAATGATTGAATTGGGGCGAGTGCCTCATTCAGGGCTTTTAGCCCGCATATCCACGGAAGATGAAGATATAGTTCAATCTGTAATAACCCGTTTAGGGTTGGAGAGTGTAAGTCAAAAAATGATGATGGAGCTTTCGGGAGGGGAGCGACAGAAGGTTATTTTTGCCCGTGCTCTGGTACAAAACACCCCCATCCTTTTATTGGATGAACCGATGTCAGGGTTGGATTACGGGGCGCAGTATCAATTTTTGAATCTATTAGCCGAGCTTATGAATGAAGGCCGTTTGATTATTATGACTTCTCATCGCCCAGAAGAATTGCTGCCTTATGGGACACGGGCTCTTATCTTGGAGCAAGGGATTATACGTGCTGACGGCGACGTGCGATCTGTTTTGACCGCCGAAAATCTTTCGCACCTGTATAATATTCCTATGCAACACATAGATCATGGTAAAAATCGCTTGTTTTATTATCAGGATTTTCAAAAATGA
- a CDS encoding TonB-dependent receptor, with product MPVQGATVGGEKKVPTSVTETSRVGEDHIIVNAHLERARSALQSSTGATTYNFSRKNIEKIPGGDNAPLTAVLLQAPSVAQDSYGQIHIRGDHNEVQFRLDGVALPEGVSVFGQTLMTRFAHSMSLTTGALPSEYGFLQAGVIDINTKNGFSDSGGNISIYGGARDYFMPSAQYGGHKGKWDWFGTGDFVHNRIGIENTTPHFNALHDLSNQYHFLGHVRYTADADTRVSLTTGVANAEYQLPNNPGLQRQFANPSFLESSFSQRLYGNVDSSSLNEHQKEITDFGILSLQKELGKLSFQTSGVLRYSSLRYSPDPIGDLIYNGIAQRAARAVFSTGSQTDATWRVAPKHTVRFGYQAYVERNTSKTDANVYAQSEDGTNGQPSYSPIPVNIHDGSGRTGWVYGLYAQDEWKPVRNLTINYGLRFDGVDEYTHAKQVSPRINIVYRPWHGGAFHAGYSRYFTPPPFEAVSGVSLSKYRNTSASPAIFENTMAKAERDHYFDSGFSQTILPGWHASFDAYVKLAKNMIDEGQFGSPVILSVFNYRRGQVHGFEFATDYTHGPWNVYGNFAWSRAIGKNIVSGQWNFSADDFSYIQHRWIHLDHDQRWTASAGGSYTFFHQTGHPLLFSTTMVYGSGLRADGAVPNGASVPQYATFNLALVQSFKDLFHVSFLKQTQLRLDVTNLFDKTYMLRSGSGIGVGAPQYGLRRTILTGISQSF from the coding sequence ATGCCCGTTCAAGGAGCTACAGTGGGAGGTGAGAAAAAAGTACCAACCTCTGTAACCGAAACGAGCCGTGTGGGTGAGGATCATATTATCGTTAATGCTCACCTAGAGCGTGCACGAAGTGCTTTGCAGTCTTCCACCGGTGCGACCACTTATAATTTCAGTCGTAAAAATATTGAAAAAATACCGGGAGGCGATAACGCACCTTTAACGGCTGTTTTACTTCAGGCGCCAAGTGTTGCACAGGATAGTTATGGGCAAATACACATCCGGGGTGACCATAATGAAGTACAATTTCGTTTGGATGGGGTGGCTTTACCCGAAGGTGTGAGCGTTTTTGGTCAAACGTTAATGACGCGTTTTGCTCACTCGATGTCCCTTACCACAGGTGCTTTGCCCAGTGAGTATGGTTTTCTACAAGCTGGTGTGATTGATATTAACACAAAGAATGGCTTCTCAGACAGTGGTGGAAATATATCGATCTATGGAGGGGCGAGAGATTATTTTATGCCATCTGCGCAATATGGAGGGCATAAAGGAAAGTGGGACTGGTTTGGGACTGGTGATTTTGTTCATAATCGCATTGGGATTGAGAACACGACTCCCCACTTCAACGCACTGCATGACCTCTCTAATCAATATCATTTTTTAGGGCACGTACGTTATACCGCAGATGCGGATACCCGGGTTAGTTTAACGACGGGTGTTGCGAATGCAGAATATCAGTTACCTAATAATCCCGGGTTACAACGACAATTCGCTAACCCTTCTTTTTTAGAAAGCTCGTTTTCACAGCGTTTATACGGCAATGTTGATAGTTCGAGTTTGAATGAACATCAGAAAGAAATTACAGATTTTGGAATTCTGTCTTTACAAAAAGAATTAGGGAAATTGAGTTTTCAGACATCGGGCGTGTTGCGATACAGTTCACTGCGTTACTCCCCAGATCCGATTGGTGATTTAATTTATAATGGAATAGCGCAACGGGCAGCCCGGGCTGTATTTTCGACAGGATCACAAACGGATGCAACATGGAGGGTAGCTCCCAAGCATACCGTACGTTTTGGGTATCAGGCCTATGTTGAGCGTAATACTTCTAAAACAGATGCAAATGTATATGCCCAGAGCGAGGATGGAACGAATGGACAGCCGTCTTACTCCCCCATTCCTGTCAATATTCATGATGGATCGGGGCGAACAGGCTGGGTTTATGGCTTATATGCTCAAGATGAATGGAAGCCCGTTCGGAATTTAACGATTAATTATGGTCTGCGTTTTGACGGGGTCGATGAGTACACACACGCCAAACAGGTGAGCCCAAGGATTAATATAGTGTATCGCCCATGGCATGGAGGTGCATTTCATGCTGGATATTCACGTTATTTCACGCCGCCTCCTTTTGAAGCTGTGTCAGGGGTATCTTTATCTAAATATCGGAATACTTCTGCATCTCCTGCTATTTTTGAAAATACAATGGCAAAAGCAGAGCGGGATCATTATTTTGATAGTGGTTTTTCTCAAACGATTTTACCCGGATGGCATGCTTCTTTTGATGCTTATGTCAAACTGGCTAAAAATATGATCGATGAAGGGCAGTTTGGTTCGCCTGTCATTTTGTCTGTTTTTAATTATAGACGTGGGCAAGTCCATGGTTTTGAATTTGCAACGGATTATACGCATGGGCCGTGGAATGTGTATGGAAATTTTGCCTGGTCTCGTGCGATAGGAAAAAATATCGTTTCCGGGCAGTGGAATTTTAGTGCGGATGATTTTTCATATATTCAGCATCGATGGATTCATCTGGATCATGACCAGAGATGGACGGCATCAGCTGGCGGAAGTTATACATTTTTTCATCAAACCGGTCATCCATTGTTGTTTTCTACGACAATGGTGTACGGGAGTGGTTTACGCGCGGATGGAGCGGTTCCCAATGGGGCCTCTGTTCCACAATACGCAACTTTTAACTTAGCCTTGGTACAATCCTTTAAGGATTTGTTTCATGTTTCGTTTTTAAAACAAACACAGTTGCGTTTAGACGTAACAAACTTGTTTGATAAAACATATATGTTACGCAGCGGTAGTGGGATTGGTGTCGGTGCCCCGCAATATGGCTTGCGGCGCACTATTTTAACTGGGATCAGCCAATCTTTTTAA
- a CDS encoding FecCD family ABC transporter permease gives MRIHQYNLRIFSFFFMVLAFILSLILGRYSLSIERVISVFLRLFHLVKEQDPIADAIVLQARLPRLIAAFLVGAALSCGGATYQAVFRNPLVSPDLLGVLSGAAFGAAIMIVKGEHLIGVEIGAFGGGILAVGSGLLIARLVPEGGILTLLMGGLIANAIFTALLSIIKYLADPQDQLPEIINWLLGSLSQVRWDEIRLLVLPILGVIFVLIKKASLLDVLALEDDEARSLGLSVGKVRFFFIALATLGCSLTISMAGMIGWVGLLAPHVARMLTGGEHRQMMPVCAMLGAGGVMMADTFSRCLTAGEIPLGIITELLGSTAFIAVLYQHRKTIG, from the coding sequence ATGAGGATTCATCAATATAATCTAAGAATATTTTCTTTTTTCTTTATGGTGTTGGCTTTCATTTTATCACTTATTTTAGGAAGATATTCCTTATCAATAGAAAGGGTTATTTCTGTTTTTTTGAGATTGTTTCATCTTGTTAAAGAACAGGACCCCATTGCGGATGCCATTGTCTTGCAGGCTCGACTACCTCGTTTAATTGCGGCTTTTTTGGTAGGGGCGGCTTTGTCGTGCGGGGGAGCAACCTATCAGGCTGTTTTTCGCAATCCTCTCGTCTCACCAGATTTGCTGGGTGTTTTGAGTGGCGCAGCCTTTGGTGCAGCTATTATGATTGTGAAAGGGGAGCACCTTATAGGGGTTGAGATAGGTGCATTTGGCGGCGGTATTTTGGCCGTTGGGAGTGGTCTTTTGATTGCTCGTTTGGTTCCAGAAGGAGGAATATTAACTCTTTTAATGGGGGGCTTGATTGCGAATGCAATTTTTACAGCACTTTTATCTATAATTAAATATTTAGCTGATCCTCAGGATCAGTTGCCTGAAATTATTAATTGGTTGTTAGGCTCATTGTCTCAAGTAAGATGGGATGAAATTCGACTTTTAGTATTGCCAATTCTAGGTGTTATTTTTGTTTTAATAAAAAAAGCGTCTTTGCTGGATGTTTTAGCATTGGAAGATGATGAGGCGAGAAGCTTAGGACTTTCGGTTGGGAAGGTACGGTTTTTCTTTATCGCCTTAGCCACGCTGGGCTGTTCGTTAACGATTTCGATGGCTGGAATGATCGGATGGGTTGGTTTGTTGGCTCCTCATGTCGCACGTATGCTTACAGGCGGAGAACATCGTCAGATGATGCCGGTATGCGCAATGTTGGGGGCGGGTGGTGTGATGATGGCAGATACTTTTTCGCGTTGTTTGACAGCTGGCGAAATTCCTTTGGGAATTATTACAGAACTATTGGGATCTACAGCATTTATTGCCGTCCTTTATCAGCATAGGAAAACAATAGGATGA